The Solanum dulcamara chromosome 6, daSolDulc1.2, whole genome shotgun sequence genome contains the following window.
TTCTCCTTGATTGATATTCTTTCCAAACTAGTGTTCTCTTCTGCAATCTTCTTTTCCGTGTGTAAATCTCATTTCCTTTTTTAGTCTTTGACTCATGATGTCACCAATGCTTGATTTCTTCTTGATTGATTTTCCTTCCATACGAGTGttcatttcttttttgatcACGGTCAGTCAATCATCTAGCTGTACTGATTTTCCTGCACCTGAAAAGAAACATTAGTCATTATTCAAAACAACTTAGGTGGTAACATCAGTGTCAGTGCTAATACAAATAAAGACTAATAAATCTGATACATCACTGTCCACTACATAAATGATCAAATGAAAATGAGGAAGAAAATGGGTGAAGTCTCCATATGCGGGGAGCTCATCGCAAATCCAATCAATGTTGACTACAAACGAAAACACAAACCGTAAAGGAAAATGTGCATTAGGAAAGATGCAAAAAATGTAGGATGAGTACAAACCACTACGAGTGTTTGGATGTACATGTTTTATTCATATTCCTGCGCAGTTACGAGAAAAATTATCCCCAAGGCTCGTATAGATTAACTTGGTTCGTTTTATTCTTAGGGAAGGATCCACTAGAAAGATTGATACTCTGTAGACATCATAGACCAATCGAGTTTGAATAGTTACCACATTGCATAAAAAACATTAAATAATCTTGCATGCATAAAGCCCTAACAGTTCAATAATATAGTGACAATAAAGAAATACACACAATGATGGAAGTGTGAGGTACAATTTAATGCAATGAATACAATACAATAGTCATTGATCATTCCAATATACACCCCCTTCATAGTGATATGCTATGATGAGGGACTTATAGAGAATTAGCGAgatccatatatcatgcccggatTCGAACCGGAACTAAAGTTAGTATAATCTACCCAAACTTGAATCaaaactaaaatcaataatttatttcaaCCATTCTTGTGATACATGAGGATGAATGAATATGTAGGATCACAATAATGAAGTGAATCTTCAAATACAACACTAAAAAAGCAATACTATCCACAAGTCCACAAACACGGGCTACAATCCTCAATCGATGAATTCTTCAAATCTTGCTTGTAGGTCGTACTTTCCTGTTCATCTCACTTTACTTCTCATATCATGCCCATCAGGACAATCAATCCTTCAAATGAATCATGATGTATGAAACAATAGATAACACAGAGTACAATGCAAATTTTCTGTCTCAAGCCTTTCATAGGCAAATCCCTCAATTTGGGTGTCACAATCTAAGATTATCACAATAATCAGTTTAacccaatattttttcaactcatAACATGCTTTACACAATAAGTTCTCACCCAAGTTAAGTCTGAAGAAGAGTAATTCCTAATCTACCTCAAAGTCGAATTGCAAGCCACTAACATTCACAACCCATCCTTCCTCTTTGGAAAGGCATCTAACGCTCCTAATCTATCAAAAATATGTTCTATACGTGAATACAAGTCCATTGATACACATATCTTAGCATAAAAGTTTGAGCCAATTTCTGGTGAAAAATCAACCCTTGGAATCTGACTATAAAACTGGAAAATTCTTTTGAAATCAATTTACCCATAAgataagaaactcaaaaatgaaattttgcTGAAAACGAAGCTCAAATCGGACCTCAAATCATTAATTTATATGTTTCAAAATTTTGGTGAAAAAGTCCCAAAAATCTCATTCTTACACACTATAATTCAATAAAATAAGCAAAGAATCATTGGGGAATTACCAAAAAAAGGATTAGAAACTTGAGAAAAATTGGTGACATTGACTTGGTCAAATTGGATTAAATGGAATATGAGCCTGACTAGAGTTATTAAAAACTTTGAGGTGCATAttagaattttgaaattttataaaGACTTACCTTCCAtttcaaatttgatattttgaaatttccACCCTGTTTCATTATCTTTCAAtcttactttatttttatttctctctCCCTCcctccatcttcttcttctttcttcccccgtcttcttctttttctattttgtcGTCGTTGTTATTCTCATCGTCGTCACCGCTATTGTCGTTGATGTTCGTCCTTTTAtcacatttttctttttaaatttttattattattattttaacgGACCGTTTTGCttgattttgagaatttttaaaaactaatatttaaatcattgaAAGAAATTCTGCAGGAAATCAAATAGCTATGATAGTTGCTGCGACAATTGCGATAGTTGTTGCATCACAGTTATTGCAGTATCTTTAGCACTTGCTTGAATTGTTGCAGCAACTTCAACAATTGTTTAAGTTGCTGCAATAACTATTGAATTGTGGTGTTGGTGGAAGAAGAGTTGATGGTTAATGTTATGGCATGGTgatggaggaggaggaggaggtggtggtggtagatGAGGAGGTGATGGTGATGGTGGAGGAGGTTGCGATAGTATCAGAGGAGAAGGTGGTGGTGACCACGATGGCGGTGGTATAAGGGGTGGAATGACAATGGCGGTTGAAGGGGTGGGAATGGCGGTGGAAACAGAGGGGTGGGGTGGAGTTGGGGAAAATAGAGTCTTTGTGTAAATAGTAAAACTGGAGGGTTTTAAAATAAGTGTcactaataataattttaaaactatCACATCTACCCAATAATTAAACCTTGTGCcactttttcctatttttgaaatatttttgtcacATTTAATCACTTTTTCCACTTACTTACCCTCGAGAAGAATCTTTGAAAACCCCCAAAAAAATTGCCTTAATCCGAGCTCTAAAACTCCCAAAAATGGATAAAAGCTTAAGTTCGAAATGGGGAACAAAAGTCttgtcacgccctgagagggtaccctagacgtgaccggcactcgaagaccattactggtccccaagcgaaccacttggtccaatcacacatccattcatatcaattaatcagcggaaagtttgaaataaagaaataatttggtgGGCAATCTaaatcaacgatctaactcaagaaagaaaggtcatgggccaacaaatcaaactccaatctttgtcattagaatagtttgacaagaataattcaaggaaagcaaatactcaatcgatccatcactatctagtctatgaagcctctatcactactatctaatttgTGCCAATGagatgttcatggctaccttaaatcaaaatgaaaagggctaactcgacgcaagaataacataagcggtgtccttcgaatataggggaggactcaccaatatgctgagtgtgtatagatcctcaatggtgctcctattgacgatctcttaaacctgtctctgcatcatgaaacgatgcaggtccaaatggacgtcagtacatggaatgtacgagtatgtaatatggcagaatgaaacttacctcaaggaagaataatgttggttcaaatatctcaattcagaaagataagagagactcaatcaaagtgtcataagtctaaagtaaggatgcaattttatacaaagaccaatcatataccatacaacccATTCCAATCaagtataatacagttcaatcaaatcatttacaattcgatcccatccaatcatgtacaatccgatccaatccaatcatattgcgtatccaatccaatccaatccaatcatatgcaatcaattcaacaatcaactcaacaatcaagtcaaaggactcaactaaataaatatgcaaatgagAACTTAGGTGATGCACAATCTCAATCAGACCAATCATCAAACAATCTCAATCagaccaatcatatcatgcacaatccactcaatttgggagtttctctagtcgacaacaatcccaccacctatatataggtgatgcacaacgagtcacgtcgttgccacgtccgttcatacttgccagggtatgaacggaTCAACTCATCATGGATCCGTCAACTCAATCAAGTTCTATCATCTCAGGACAATGAAACAaggaaacatccgacacggtacaatcccttcctatATTGGCAGCGTAGTTTATGgaattcgagtatggactatactcttacccaattcggtgttcaatactcctcccaagactcaatacgcacatagctattaagtgagtaaaatattcaaaatactcatttagtctcttaggactaagtttcaaatcaactcatttagtcgcattggactcttttcaaaactcaatcagtctggtctcattggaccttctttcaaatcgactcatctcaatcatcaaactcttctcttcaaatttgataccatatcaactcaatggatgtaaaaaatattatatgcatttaaaatataattccaactcctcaactcaaactcaaaatatatattttaatgaaaaaaaatactcaactcatttatactcaaaatattcatgttcaaaaacGATAATTTGGAggctcctcaaactcaactcatacttaaactcctttttaaatcaaagatgaaaataatcattcttcaaactcaaaatagtgtataaatagtttatgcaaaaaggttcacaaatcatttatttaaaactccttctcaaaagatcatttattttcaaaatgtttataagactccaatcaactcaaattatgcaaaccacatatcatataatcacattacactccaatccacttcatcacacaacatcctcatcaacataacctcttcatttacatcatcgtcaaatatcaccattcacatcatcatcaaacatcatcatcacatcacaatcaaatatctactccaaatccttatttaattctatatttcatttatagaaacaaTAGTGagattctagctctaccaacgtttcatttctttttatgtcattcacattGTAACTATCCCAAATCTCATATAATTCACAATCAATTTCAGCAAACTCAAGAAAAAGAATACCTCGTttcactataaaaataatattgtttttattatacataaaactcATCAATCTCAtcttcaagataaattatgactaaaaagaaatctcatcttgggttcatgtgaatgaatacatgaatccatactttcaacaaagtcaactcaagaacaacattaacacattttagtaatattctatagtttaggaagtttcaagaaaatcttcataaaaggttcaaatctttcacaacttctatccaacacatctatgggcatatggaagaactcaatccatattttaagttagccttacatacctggaattgaAGAACATCCCACCGAAAACCAAAgacatgacttgaagatcttgaatccttgagcttttgagagaatttcttattggagatgtttggaagagaagaggggatgaagattagggtttttgggaggtgaggAGGCTGAAAATATCATCCCAAAACATTCCAAGTtggatatatataattagggaaaaagtccacTTTTCCCTTCCTCAAAAATCAGGAAAAACGGGCTAAAAAcactcctggcgctatagtggcgcgccgcgccactgcagcgccaagtcgaatataggcttaaaaactgcacatctgatagtggcgcatcgcgccaaggaccaaactactgaggctgttttatggcgctatagtggcgcgtcgcgccactacggcgccaagcccaggtttcctgcagttacaacccaggcctgaaattcctgcaatACTAGTTTGTCTTGGGATAGTCATAACCTTTGACTACGAACTATAAAatttacaatcttggtggcgttggaaagaagactcaaaaacctttaatttggtaggtcgtgggccacccagttcattatattctaggagatatggtcgtttgacgttaacccttatactaactaatctgaaaacttaattgattggaattctttggactcggtttggtgttagagatcccttatgacccctaaacacatctaacacacttcaaatacttaggaattggtcctaactcatatataaaattacaagcccttcggttcgagtctacacacgcGTGGAGAAaggttcgagtctttgcgaaaaaaattcTGGGGTGTTACAAGTCTGATCCCAAgtgtcttcttcttcacaaacgcAGACCACATGTTGGTGATCACAAAGGCGACCTGATCCGATGGCTTGTGAACGTGAAGGCCAATTTGACGTGGGCACAACGATGCTTTTTTGTGAATGCAAAGCCAAGGATTCCCTCCTTCGTGAACGCGATGGAACCTTTGCGAATGCGAAGAAGGATACTTGGCACTAGATATCAGCAGCTCCCAAAACAGTCAAAAATCGAGAAAGGACCCTCGTAACTCATTCAGAACcccccaaaaataaataaatactgcAAATCAATCGTAAAACACATTTTAAACCTattgaaatcatcaaaacaccaTTTCGGAATGATTTTGACCAAATTTTGCCCATGGTTAACTCAAAACTTAAGAGAAGCTTAAAATCCAACCAAATAACAATAATGCCCTCGAAAACCTCGGGAACTGAACTAACtctttgactaagttaaaaatCATCCCCAGACCTAGTGGAACCATCAAAGCTCCGATCAGACTTCTCCAAAATTCATCCGCTCACCTTGGAAATCGAACTACCCACCCCCACAGGTCATAAATGCTGAACCAAAGCTACGAAAAAAGGGTCAAATGGGAAAAAGAAGCGAAAATAACAAAACGACTCCGATgaggaatttattttttttacttgttgATCCAAACTATGCAAGTTTTTTAATAGGGATTGCTTCCTTTTAAGGGTAAAACTATAGTGATGAGGTTCTCTTAGTTTGTATTTTGTTGGGTTCTGAATTATTTGACATCGATTTCTTTGTTTATTCTAAACCTAAATCTCTTTTACTGTTGTTTACTTCCGCATTAAGAAATTCATATCAATTATGAAGGTGTTTGTAAATGTTAGAACCAACTTGCAAATTTCTTCACTTGTGGACAAAATAAATCCAATATGCCCATCTTTTTTATTTAGGTAGCAATAACTGCTAGAACATCCACTTAAGGAAACATAAGAGATGAAAATTTGAAACTTGAAAGTACACTCTTCCTTTCTACATACACTTGACTTTAATCAGCCAAAGTAGTTGGTTCACAACCATCATGGACACAAGCTAAGACATCCTTATAGTCTCTTGATATTGTAAAAGAATCATACACTTTACCATCTTTACTCTTCTTGTACTCAAAGAGAAGGGAAGATTGGTTAAATGCTGTGAGTTTGACAAATCcatagtcataatctttgaaCACACTCCATGTGGTGTTAATGGTGGTGAATTTATTCAAATGGGCTCCTCctccaccaacaacaacatgaaTCGTTCCGTTCACTACGCCAGAGTAGTGTGACGTCTCCTTGTTCACACATTGATTCTGTACATACAACAATTTGAGAAACAACAAAATGAATGGTTTTTGAATATATCCAAGTgaaataactaaaaaaatattacctgGTAAATGGGGCAAACTCTTTCATAGTTATGGACGTGCCCGAAGAATGCCATATCAACCTTATACTTTTGCCAGAGCTTTTGCAAGTGCTCCCTTCCCATGGGCTCTTCAAACGAGCCTTCATTAGCGTACCATTCATTGGACGAGTAACCAAGAACACGATGAGCAGCGAAAATCAACCAAGGTTGTTTATGTCTATTGGCTGACGCGAAGCATTGCTCGATGAATTTGTACTGTTCAGATCCCTCTCTCCAATCATGCTCAGTGTCTCCTATACAGAAGTGGAACATCCCATAATCAGCTGCATACCTGTCAACAATATGCAAGGACTCGATTTTTAAAGTTTCTTTTTTAACCTTAATTACACGATGCTCTTATATTATCATCACtagtaatatgaatatatgtgtGTTTGACATGAATCACATACCAGAACTTAGCTCTGTTTTCTGCAGGGACATAGTATAATGTTTCAGCTGGTACACCGCATTCTCCACCCGAGTCTGTACCAGTGTATAATGACCCACTATTCTCCCAAGTTCTTTCATGATTACCACTGCAGAACAAATTTTCTTCACGAAATgagatttcaaatatttaaaagcAGACTATCCACAATCACAATGATGAACAGACCTTGCAATCATGAAAGGTACTCTCGATGTTATTGGTTCTACTTGCGCTGTAAATTGATCCCATTGTGAGATATATCCATTTGCATAGGGGAGATCTCCAATAAGGAAAACCGCGTCAATGTTATCAAGGTCCTTAATAAGAGTGTCAGTTGTCATAAGTGAACCTGGCTGGTAATTAGCATATTCATTTGAACCATCGCGCTCTTGCTGAAACAACAAACATGGGAAAACCACATTCGTCAATGTGAATACATTTGATATATGTTTTTGTTGGAACAACTGATATTGTTAGTAGATTACCTTCCCCATATCTCCAAATATAACAATACGTTGCAATGACTCTTGCCCCGGAAAAGGAGGAGACTTGAACGAATATTGCTTGCTCCAAACAATTAAACCATTGTTTAACATGTGTCCTAACTTATATGTATACCtgaaatttcataaaataagagCTCAAAAAGGGCTGTGACATGTCAACGATGAAGTAACTTGCCCATAAGAAAAGCTTACACCATGTTTGGCCACAAATCTTTGAGGAAACTTGTATGTATGAATCCAGGATCGCGCCATCCCACAGTTCTTGCAGGTGTTCCTACAAACGCACTCATAACATTATTCAACAATTCTACTCTATCTTCAACTTTAATCAGAATGCATGTATAAGAAAAGCAGAGGGAAAAAATCAGTCATTTTTTAATAGAAGTCCTCATACCACACATGCTGTTCCGATGAAATGTGAGTGTCCCTGCTGGGGAACGCTTTTGCTCTTGGCCCTGCCAACCCCATTGGACGAATGGAATAGCCTCGTCTATGTTGTAACCACTTGTCCAAGTAACAGTCATCTAAGAGAAAAAGAGTATCAAGTTAATCTGATACGAACACGAATCTCCAATATGCAGGCTGCGGTGACAGAGCAGAAACTCTAACAGGGGGATTCAAAATAACGAATCAATTTAACATGTTCTTCAATTTAAGGAATCGATCAACTCGACATACTACTGCATTCAATATTGATGCTGAACCCCATGTAACAAGAAAGATTATAGCAACAGAAAAACTTACGATATCCCATGACTTCCCAAGAGCAAGACGCGGATAAAGAGGTGCTTTCGGATTGGCAAATGTGACGGAATTCGAGACGCCTATCAATTTAGGCTGTAACAAGCATGAATTTATTAGTCCATATCCATCAAATATTCGTTTTAATACATAGAACAgacagaaaattatattgatcattagcatgaagtaaaatacatacatatatatatatatatatatatatatatatatatatacaagtgtATGCTCAAGTACTTGtacctatgttgctcggactttCCAAAAATGCGGAGGGATTCATGTCAGATCCTCCGAAAATAGTACATTTTTGGAGAATCgggatcaacaacaacaacatgctcaGTGTAATGCTTATGGAGACCTTATTCCTATCTCGTAGAGATAGAAATATTGTTTGCAATAGATCATCGCTTAAAATAAAGCTTCTCCACATGATTTAAAAAAGGAAATACAAAAATGAGAGCAGTAACTAAAACGAAAAAATGTGAAATGGAGAGAACAACAAAATAATGCTAATACCACTAGCGAAAGAACGTTCAACTACCAACCAACTTACGTTTGACAAACCGCCAGAGAAGAAGGCAAAGGAGAAATCCCCACGCTGGTTAATTAGACGAAATTTCAGTGAAGTCTTCCCAGTCTTTGTGTAATTGGCATTTTTGTAATTTGCATATTTGAACTGTAACACCAAAAAAAGTAATCAAATATACCTACATATAAATTCAAGAAACCTTGTACGTAATTAGAGGCAAAATTGAAAATCTTAAGTTAAATTGTTGCCAAATTTAGAAAGATGTCAATTTTATCATTCCAatgtttcaagaaaaaaaatgacttgACGGTGTAAGTGCATGTATGACTTAGTTTATCTAAAATAGCTTATAAATTGCTTTGCTAAATAggtccaattatttttttggcttattttaagcacaaaatgactttaaattagCTAACCAAACAcctaaaaaaaaactgaaaacaacttataagctgtttttagcaacttataagccaatcaaAACGGATTCTAAAAGTTGTTTTGTAATGACGctttttattacttaaattcAACAAATATCGTCATATATATTGAAAcgaaggaaaaaataaaaaatatatgagaTGAATTTAGAGATACCTTTAAGGGGGCAGTACACAAAAATGGAGCTCCATGTTTTTGTTCTTCAATGGTAACTGGGGGACAAATGGATTCACTGCAATTGAAacatttttacttgttaattAGATTAACAAAAAGTAAATTAGGTGTAATTAGATAAAATAATTACTGGAGATTTACTTGAAGTTTGCAGGAGAAAAAACTCCAACCCAATCATCATTTGTAGGATTTGCATTCCATAGGTTTATTGTAACCCATTCAACATCTTCACCCTATAATATCATCATCCAAAATTCACATCGAATATTTatgttaaattaattaaaattattatagttAAGTGAAGTATTAAAGTGGAAACACATATCAATTATCATAGTTACATAACATCAATTATCATAGTATCAAAAGTTATTGAGTCGTCCTAAAGGGAAATAGTTTGTTTTGCACATTcaataattgaaagagtttGCGGAGAAGTGTTGAATAGAATGTTGAATTTGAAATCGAATTTTCAAAAACATATTATacatttattaatttgatataaaatatcGTGCAAATAAAATTTGCCTACTTTTTGTATCTTGTTTGGTTGgtaagagaaaaagaaataaaagcagacaaattttagttattttttcttGGAAGCAAAATACTTAAATAATTTAGTACAACGagaagaataaattaaataaactaaggGAAAGTataattttctttcattcttttctTGATCTTTTCACCTTCTATTGTCCTTTTTATTCCTATTAGAGAAAATACCATAgagttattttatttgtttttatttttactttaaatgatattttttctaTCACAATTTGTATGAATTATGTTTGATTGAACAAAGagtttaacaaaaaaaatagatatttaaatttgTGATTCAAAACATTTTATACACATATAAAATTGTGTGTaaagtttaaaattatttttaatacaaaaaaaatatcatttctttttggacaatcttttaaaaatatgtaatataaaataatactgGAGTACTATGTCCAATAATCTTTTTTCGAACATCTAATTTCATCATTGAAAGAAACTTCGTGCAGTTTGAAAAATTTATCTTGTGTTTGGTAccaaggaaaatattttcttggaaaataagtggatttctaacttattttctcatatttgattggtgagtagaaaatattttttagcatTTGGTTGGTGaacagaaaatattttttattttttgctagagagtagaaaataatttttcgaaaaataatttctaaccTGAAAATCAACCTCTATAATCGATTCAAGATCCGACCCCAACCTCGACATTTGAACTGGGATCGATTCCGACATCTGAACCTGGACACGACCTCGACGATCAAACCGAAATTCGATCCCGGCATTCGATTCGGGACTTGGTCCCTGACTAATTCAAGACCAAATTCGAACACTCGACTCGAGACCTGACCCTGATCAGAGACCCGGTACCCGAATCAGGACCCGACTTTCGAATCAAGACCCGACCTGACCCGACCCCGACTACTCCCGACCCAGGACCCGATCCCGACTACTGATCCAAGACCCCATCCGACTCTCAACTCGGGATTCAACTTCTGACCTGAGATTTGATCCTGTCATTTGAACCTAGACCTAAAATCCGACATTCAAACTGAGACTCGATCCCAATTCGAAATCGAATATCCGACCCAGTTAATGACCTCGACACCCGAACGTAGACACAATCAATTAATCTCGAATCTGATCTCGATACTCGAATCGagaaacaacttccaaacaaaGACCCAACCTCAACAATCCACAACTGATGCGAGACCCAACATTCAAATCGGGACCCTATTCAACTTTCGAATCGGGATCCGACCGCACCCAATTTAAAACCTGACTTTTAAActagattaaaaaaaaacaaattttaatattttttggaggggggggggggctaaTATGGGGGTAAGggataaaaaatgaaatttgaaaatatttttcagaaacaattcttaattttatttttattttggaggGGGGAGGTTGGTAGGGGATTGAGGGTAGGGATGAggtaaaaaatgaaatttttataatttgaaatacttttcaaaaataaattttttaaaaaaaattgtgggagGGAGGGGGGGTAGGAGTGGTCAGGAGTTGGGTAGGGTTAAAAAAGAACtggaaattttaaaatttaaagtatttaaaattgaaatttaaaaaaaataaataaaaaaattaatctttgGGATGGGGAGGGTCGCGGTACGAGGTggggtaaaaaaaataattgtaattTGAGGTTGAAAGagagttttgaaaaatgtttcACTTAATTTTTGGAGGaaagtcattttttaaaaaatttgagaaaagtaaaataatttgaaaaacatttttcaaaacatttaagctaatcaaatatgaaaaaatagttTTGTACTACAgtactatttttcttttggattGGTCGGTGGGAATAGAGCGAATAATCGTAAATAAGTTGAAGTcgattttatgaatttttattatttatatgattataatttatatcatttaaCTAAATCCGCTAACATCCAAGGTAGGTCTACAAACAATGAAGGGTcgaaaaattatacaatatatataaagatCAAATATTACTCTTACTCCGTCCatcttaatttatatatatgggAACTATTTTAGATGGAGGAAGTTAAGCTCCCGTTTGACAATagattttaaagttgaaatatgaaattttaaagGCTTTTTGAAgttgtaatttttaaattttaaaattgtgtTTGACATGcattttacttgaaaaaaattaaaattttgtgagTGGAACTCTCAGGAACAAGTTTTGAACATCAGATGACTAAATTTCATGACCAAACAGATATTTGcagataaatttttaaaaactatttaCTCTCAAAATCTATAACCAAACGCTAGCTAAGTATATATTAAATCTTGAACATCATTAACGAAATTCCTGGCTTAATTTGAAATTGCAACAAGAGGAACAAGAAAGTATTACCATAGAGCCAAGAAGAATAGGCCCTTCAACATGAATGGAGGCAGATTTAGTTAAAGCAAGAACAGTCTTGTGGATTTGAATTCCTGATAATGGTTGTTCCATTTGTTGCATATTATCATGTCTATGTTTTGGTTTCCCCAAACTAATGTATTCTTGAGCTGAAACATGAACACTTTTATTCAAAGTGATTAACACAAAAACACCTAAAAATACCCAAAGTAACAAGTATTGGTTCCTCATTAttaattttctctctttctttgttTGAGGGTGAGGCAGAATTTGGTGTGTGGAATGTTTGGATTTTATAGACATAAACAAGAAAGAAAGTGAGGTAGAGAGAGAATGATTAAAGAGTTTTTtacaattaatatattttaatatatggcACGCTTGGGATTTGAAGTTT
Protein-coding sequences here:
- the LOC129891340 gene encoding nucleotide pyrophosphatase/phosphodiesterase-like — protein: MSIKSKHSTHQILPHPQTKKERKLIMRNQYLLLWVFLGVFVLITLNKSVHVSAQEYISLGKPKHRHDNMQQMEQPLSGIQIHKTVLALTKSASIHVEGPILLGSMGEDVEWVTINLWNANPTNDDWVGVFSPANFNESICPPVTIEEQKHGAPFLCTAPLKFKYANYKNANYTKTGKTSLKFRLINQRGDFSFAFFSGGLSNPKLIGVSNSVTFANPKAPLYPRLALGKSWDIMTVTWTSGYNIDEAIPFVQWGWQGQEQKRSPAGTLTFHRNSMCGTPARTVGWRDPGFIHTSFLKDLWPNMVYTYKLGHMLNNGLIVWSKQYSFKSPPFPGQESLQRIVIFGDMGKQERDGSNEYANYQPGSLMTTDTLIKDLDNIDAVFLIGDLPYANGYISQWDQFTAQVEPITSRVPFMIASGNHERTWENSGSLYTGTDSGGECGVPAETLYYVPAENRAKFWYAADYGMFHFCIGDTEHDWREGSEQYKFIEQCFASANRHKQPWLIFAAHRVLGYSSNEWYANEGSFEEPMGREHLQKLWQKYKVDMAFFGHVHNYERVCPIYQNQCVNKETSHYSGVVNGTIHVVVGGGGAHLNKFTTINTTWSVFKDYDYGFVKLTAFNQSSLLFEYKKSKDGKVYDSFTISRDYKDVLACVHDGCEPTTLAD